In Lineus longissimus chromosome 13, tnLinLong1.2, whole genome shotgun sequence, one genomic interval encodes:
- the LOC135497846 gene encoding ankyrin repeat and MYND domain-containing protein 2-like, with protein sequence MAPFPELTENEKKLLESINAGKLDAVKRLLGEPGVKIDCLDGSGMTPLQHAAYRGKFDICELLLAHGADVNSLFHDQGYTTLMFAAISGHQRVVKLLLDNGARTGLVNKVGRTASQMAAFVGQHHCVSLINNFFSREDVDYYTIPHGLEKEAKLPASLASPLHNMILMTNLNPVGITMYLQEHGVLLQDAKKVCKVLELICEKGMKTEGDTNDFISIKMHYMAHILRQCEKTFESKRSLDPWIKSLIKGRDSDGFPETQEMFIRDCIKKYPYPESCILQHMAKQIAPVKVGGSPTALNVLEASVNGPHMASEEDKLCTTCGKRKAEKKCSKCKMVNYCNQNCQKLHWGTHKKQCDYLAVQFEKLEVERKAMEEEDKRKREEKAEQERKRAEEHKKALEEAEAAGTLETFNEADDKNELCNPEKCIENPEAVGTSGDVGADMNLVHKPGADSASSMAMQAEVESGVSDLLKNLKTGLQ encoded by the exons ATGGCTCCGTTTCCAGAACTCACcgaaaatgaaaagaaacttCTCGAAAGTATCAATGCAG ggAAGCTTGATGCTGTCAAGAGGCTCCTTGGTGAACCAGGGGTGAAAATAGATTGTCTTGATGGG AGTGGTATGACTCCCCTCCAGCATGCTGCTTACCGGGGGaaatttgacatctgtgaaCTCCTGCTTGCCCATGGGGCTGATGTCAACTCGCTCTTCCATGACCAAGGTTACACTACCCTTATGTTTGCTGCCATATCAg GTCACCAGCGAGTTGTAAAGCTACTGCTAGACAATGGAGCAAGGACCGGACTCGTCAATAAAGTTGGACGTACCGCGTCCCAGATGGCTGCTTTTGTTGGGCAGCATCACTGTGtctcgcttatcaataacttcttCTCTCGGGAGGACGTCGATTACTACACCATTCCACATGGTTTGGAGAAGGAAGCCAAATTACCTGCCTCGCTTGCTTCCCCATTACACAATATGATCCTGATGACCAATCTGAATCCAGTTGGA ATTACCATGTACCTCCAAGAGCATGGTGTGTTGCTGCAAGATGCCAAGAAGGTGTGTAAAGTCCTTGAACTCATCTGTGAGAAGGGTATGAAGACGGAAGGGGACACAAATGACTTCATCTCAATAAAGATGCATTATATGGCTCATATTCTCCGACAGTGTGAGAAAACATTCGAGAGCAAAAGGTCACTCGACCCCTGGATTAAAAG TTTGATCAAAGGACGCGATAGTGATGGATTCCCTGAAACACAAGAGATGTTTATCCGTGATTGCATAAAGAAGTATCCATATCCAGAGTCGTGTATTTTGCAACATATGGCAAAACAGATCGCCCCAGTCAAAGTG GGTGGTTCCCCCACTGCTCTGAACGTACTTGAAGCGAGCGTTAACGGACCCCACATGGCATCGGAGGAAGACAAACTGTGTACAACCTGTGGTAAAAGAAAAGCTGAGAAGAAATGTTCCAAGTGTAAAATGGTTAATTACTGTAACCAGAACTGCCAAAAGTTACACTGGGGCACACACAAGAAGCAGTGTGATTATCTAGCCG TCCAGTTTGAGAAGctagaagttgaaagaaaagcGATGGAAGAAGAGGACAAACGGAAGAGGGAAGAGAAGGCGGAACAGGAGAGAAAGCGGGCTGAAGAGCATAAAAAAGCTTTAGAAG aaGCAGAAGCAGCTGGCACTCTCGAAACATTTAACGAGGCTGATGATAAGAACGAATTGTGCAACCCTGAAAAGTGCATTGAAAATCCTGAGGCAGTTGGTACTTCTGGAGACGTAGGGGCCGACATGAACCTAGTGCATAAACCTGGAGCAGACTCAGCAAGCTCCATGGCAATGCAAGCTGAGGTAGAGTCTGGGGTGTCGGATCTCTTAAAAAACCTCAAGACTGGACTCCAGTGA